In a single window of the Desulfovibrio aminophilus DSM 12254 genome:
- the pstA gene encoding phosphate ABC transporter permease PstA gives MQSEATTTHGLSRFLPEEQARRRDQRRKTLQAGVFWVFRGAVLINALALAVILGFLLFNGLSAISWEFLTEAPRKSMTEGGIFPCILGTFLLSFGSMVVALPLGVASAIYLHEYARPGRALRLIRLGISNLAGVPSVVFGLFGLAFFVTVMHLGVSIAAGALTLGALTLPVVIGTTEEALRSVPQTYREASLGLGATKWQTISKVVLPAALPGILTGSILGISRAAGETAAIMFTAAVFFTPLMPTSILDDVMALPYHIYVLATAGTEIEKTRHLQYGTALVLIALVLGMNLIAIFIRARLQRKMSR, from the coding sequence ATGCAGTCCGAAGCGACCACCACCCACGGCCTCTCCCGCTTCCTGCCCGAGGAACAGGCCCGCCGCCGCGACCAGCGGCGCAAGACGCTCCAAGCGGGCGTCTTCTGGGTCTTTCGGGGAGCGGTGCTGATCAACGCCCTGGCCCTGGCCGTGATCCTCGGCTTTCTCCTGTTCAACGGCCTCTCGGCCATCAGTTGGGAATTCCTCACCGAAGCCCCGCGCAAATCCATGACCGAGGGCGGCATCTTCCCCTGCATCCTGGGCACGTTCCTGCTCAGTTTCGGCTCCATGGTCGTGGCCCTGCCCCTGGGCGTGGCCTCGGCCATCTATCTCCACGAGTACGCCCGCCCCGGCCGCGCCCTGCGGCTCATCCGCCTGGGCATCTCCAACCTGGCCGGGGTGCCCTCGGTGGTCTTCGGGCTCTTCGGCCTGGCCTTCTTCGTCACGGTCATGCACCTCGGCGTTTCCATCGCCGCCGGGGCACTGACCCTGGGGGCGCTGACCCTGCCCGTGGTCATCGGCACCACCGAGGAGGCCCTGCGCTCCGTGCCCCAGACCTACCGCGAAGCCTCCCTGGGCCTGGGCGCCACCAAGTGGCAGACCATCTCCAAGGTGGTCCTGCCCGCGGCCCTGCCCGGCATCCTCACCGGCTCCATCCTGGGCATCAGTCGGGCCGCCGGGGAGACCGCCGCGATCATGTTCACGGCCGCCGTTTTCTTCACCCCGCTCATGCCGACCTCCATCCTGGACGACGTCATGGCCCTGCCCTACCATATCTACGTCCTGGCCACGGCCGGAACCGAAATCGAGAAGACCCGCCACCTCCAGTACGGCACGGCCCTCGTGCTCATCGCCCTGGTGCTCGGCATGAACCTCATCGCCATTTTCATCCGGGCCCGCCTCCAGCGCAAGATGAGCCGTTGA